In one window of Nakamurella sp. PAMC28650 DNA:
- a CDS encoding transcriptional regulator, with translation MTQDYARALGQRLRSIRAQQGLSLHGVEEKSEGRWKAVVVGSYERGDRAVTVAKLAELAEFYGVPVAELLPDARASRRGLPAPKLVIDLHRLSELPAHQAGPLARYAAAIQSQRGDYNGKVLTIRSEDLRSLAVIYDMSPESLTEQLVGWGVLPAGTELD, from the coding sequence ATGACGCAGGACTACGCACGGGCACTAGGGCAGCGTCTCCGGTCGATCCGCGCCCAGCAGGGGTTGAGCCTGCACGGCGTCGAAGAGAAGTCCGAGGGCCGCTGGAAGGCAGTCGTGGTCGGCTCTTACGAGCGCGGGGATCGCGCCGTCACGGTCGCCAAGCTGGCAGAACTCGCCGAGTTCTACGGCGTCCCGGTCGCCGAGCTCCTCCCGGACGCACGCGCCTCGCGCCGTGGATTGCCGGCCCCCAAGTTGGTCATCGACCTCCACCGGTTGTCGGAGTTGCCGGCCCACCAGGCCGGTCCGCTGGCCCGCTACGCCGCCGCCATCCAGTCCCAGCGCGGAGACTACAACGGCAAGGTGCTGACCATTCGCTCCGAAGACCTGCGGTCACTCGCTGTCATTTACGACATGTCCCCGGAAAGCCTGACCGAACAGCTGGTCGGATGGGGCGTACTGCCGGCCGGCACCGAGCTCGACTGA